The DNA sequence ACACGACGGCAACCCCGGCCCTGCCACACTGTTCCACCAGCGGGGGCACAAAGGCCTCCGGGCTGGATTCGCTGGTCAGCGCCCGCGCGTGTTCGAGCGCCGCCTCGAACCGTTTCCGATCGAAGGGTTCGCACTCGATCCTGGCCGCGAGCCGCTCCGCCTGACGGAACCACGCCCCTACCGCCGGCCCCTTGCGCTCGAAGGTCGGCGACGACCGGAACGCCGCAGCCCCCGTGGCGTAGCGCTCGCGCCAGGCATCCACCGAGGCCACCCCGAAGAATGCGAGGCACTCCGCTACCTGCTGGCCCTTGTTGGAAAAACGCCGGATCCAGCCGAGCCGGACCATCTCGCCCACCGGTAACTCCTGCAGCAAGGAGGCCTGCGTAGCCAGAGCCTTCAGCTCCTGCTGCCGCGTCAGCGCCTCGCGATATTGCGCCTCGCGTTCCAGCCAGAAACGCGCGTTACCGCCCAGCACCCGTTCCAGACGCAGCGCGGTCTCTTCGGTCAGCGGCACCTTCCCCTTGATGAGCTGGTTGACGTGCTTGGGACTGTAATCCATCCGCTGAGCGAACTCGCGCTGCGCCCAGCCCTGCTCTTCCAGCAGGTCGGCGATGGTCTCTCCGGGCGGAGAGACCCAGTCCGGCACTCTGGCCTGCGCAAATTCAGTCATGGTAATCACCAATCCATACAACAACGACGCGATCCACCGCCGCCCACGCGATCCCGCCGTCCGGCATCCGCGGCCAGGGTTGCTCCGCGGGCTCGAAACACAGCCGGACCTTCTTGTTCAGAGATACGGAGAACCAGCCCTCGCGGTCGCCCTTCAACGGGTGCGGATGCCCGGCCACCAACTCGGTCGGATTGCTCACAGCGAACAAATCCGCCAGACGGGCGCGCAGCTTGCGGGCGCAGTCGTGTCCCAGTTCCTTCCGCGCCTTGCGTTCCTGCAAGCACAGGGCCTCCAGTCGCGCGTCCTTGTATTCGAGTTCCACGCCGGGATCGGTCCTTGATCATAGAGCACGTTTACCCACTTGGTAAACCATTTTAAGCCACTAAAGCCGCGGCTCGCTCTTTCGTTCTCGTTTTCCGCCACCCCCTTGTGCCACGGACCCAGCAGCTATCGGGTGTTACCGTCGAGCGGCCTGTTGGCGGCTTCTGCCTGCAGGCGCTCGACCAGCCACAGCTTGATGATGGACTGGCGGGTCACGCCAATGCGCGCCGCCTCACGATCCAGCGACTCCACCACCCAGGCGGGAAGGTCGACGTTGATGCGCTTCTGTTCCTGATTGACGCGACGCGCCGACGCGAGGTCGAGCTCGCCCACGATGTCTTCCTGCCCGTCGTCGAGTTTCTTGTCGAAGTCTTCAGCTTTCATAGAGCTCAACGTGCTTCTTGCGGGGTATCCGTTCAGCCCCCCGTCCGCATCCTCGTCGCCCCCCGTGCCTAGGAAAATGGGTCATCGCGAGGAGCGAAGCGACGTGGCGATCCATAAGGCGGTGATTCAATTTGCGTCGTTTGGATTGCCGCGCTTCGCTCGCAATGACAATGACAGGCGCTTTCCTAACCCCCGCACTCGGATTTGGGAGGGGGGCTGAACGCATTCCTTGCGGGAGCGCCTGACGGAAATCAGGCAAATGAAGCCGCCCACTGCGTATCAATGCCCCTCGGGGGTGGCGTCGGCGGCCTCGCTGACCAGCTGCTCCTGCCATTCACCGTACGTCTGGCCCGTGTCCTCGCGATGCCATTCCTTGCGGCCATTGGAGGTTCTACCGACCACCATAGCAGCCGCCGCACTGGGGCTGGAGAATGCGTAGTCACGCGAAAACCGCATCGGACCGTTCCCGTCCGGCACGAGCACGCCTTCCTCGACCAATTGTTCGAACAAACGCTGGTAGCCGTGCGGTGTCGGCCCAACCCAGGCTTCGCGAGCCTGTGAGCCTTCGAGCACGAAAAATTCGCCATCGATTTCCTGACCGTAGGCCGTAATGCCATTCCTGGCTAGCGCCATACGGAAGCGCGGTGAGGCCTCGTCCGGGCGGGATTCAGAGCCGGGCCCTGCGACCAGATCTTTTGATGGCGGCCGACTGGAGTCGCGCAGGAACTCGAAGCCGAGCACCGGGAGTACCGTGCGGATCTGCTCCAGGAAGAAGGCCATGTCGGCCTGATCCGCCTCGGGCAGGCCGATGTATTCGTGGCGGGTGCCGTTGAGCAGGATGCAGCGGCCGACGCGATGGGCCTGCTGGATCAGCAGGCTCTCCAGGTACTTCACGTGGGCCTTGGTCAGGTTCTGGTCCTTGCTCGTGATCAGGCAGACCTTTTCCCAGAAGTCCTTGCCGCCCTGTTCCTCGGTGCGATTGTGCTGCTTGAGTCGCTTGCCGACATCATCCGACTCGCCGATGTACACCTGCGGGCGGGCGCTGTTCTCCGCATCCGGCCCCACCAGAAAATACACGCCGGTGCGCCCGCACTCCGGGCGCTGCACCAGCTCGCTCAGCTTGCCGCGCGGCCCGGTGAGCACATGCCCGGTCCAGTTCATGATCTCCGCCGTCAGCAGCCCGTGCGGCGTGCCGTCCACCAGGAACAGGCGGATGCTGCGCCCCTGCGTCATGCCGCACCGCCTTGCGCCGAATACCCGGCCGGCTCCTCGGCAGCCATCGCCCACTCCGGCACTTCCGACTCGAGCCCGGCCGACCAGCCGCGAACGTCAATCTTGCCGGTGACGGCCGCGGAGATAAGCGCAGACCTCCGCTCCTTTAGCAGGCCGACCGCATGCTCGGCTTCGCCCTTCAGAGCCCCTAGCTCATCAAGCTGGGCGCTAACCCATTCAACAACCCCCCTCTGTTCAGCATGCGGCGGCACAGGCACATAGATCTCGCCCAACGTACCCACATTTATCACATCCATCGTCCCCCCTCTGCTAAGGGTCTCGAACTGCCCGTAAACCACTTGGCTCTTCATGACCGTAGACAAATACTCTGGAGCGACGGATTTTCCCACCCTCATACGAATTAGTCGCGGGTTAATAATCCCGGGAGCCACTCCTTCTGGAACGATAGCAATCCTTCCGAACGTACCAACGCAACTAACAAGGATGTCTCCAGGCGCCACCGCGTAATTGATTAAATCAACATACTGCTCCGGTGCAATAAAATAATCACCTCGGCTAAAATCCCCCGGGATAACTTGCTCCTGCCCGTAAACGCGATAACCCGATGTTTGATACATATCTTTTGTAAGGGATGACCCAAACGGACCTGCCTTAATACCTGACAACAGGTATTTTATTCGTTTAACATCCCAATGCGCTGGCACCTCGCCCAGCCATACGACGCCGGAGTCCTTTATAGGCACGTTGGGGTCAAGGCCCTTGGTGACGGCGTGGGAGATCACCGCCTGCGACTTTTCCTTCAGCAGCTCGATCAGGCGCCGCTGCTCCTCGATCAGCGCATCGATCTTCCCGGTCTCGTGGTCGAGGAATGCAGCAATCGCTCGTTGTTCAGACTCGGGGGGACGAGCAACCAGAAGTGCGCCCATATCCTCCCACGACACCCTAGGCATTTTGGCGCCAATCGTCGAAGAGTCTAGCTGCGATATGACCGTTGGGTTCAGGATGTAAGGCTGGAGAAACTCAGACACCAAATTGCGGGGGCGCAACACGAAAAAATCACCAACCGCTGCACCTGCGGATTGAGCCAGGTGCACTTTCGCAAGGTAGGGACGTAATTTTCCGAAAAGTATGTCACCAGACTTAAAGGCAATACCCGAGCCTGCGAACTCACTGGCACCATCGAGCAAACGCCCGCTCCAGCCTTCTATGTGCTCGAGTCCGACTGGGCGCAGCTTCGACTGAGCTGGTTCTGTTACCAGATCCACAGTCCATTTGAGCGGCAGAACATCCCAATGCGCCGGCACCTCGCCCAGCCATTCGACGCCGGAGTCCTTGTATCGCGGGTAACGGGGAAAGGTCATCGGTCTACCCCGCCCAGCTCACAGAGGCGGCGCCCCAGTTCGCTCCAGCCTTCGGAATTCGAGAGATCGAGATTGTCGGCTGACTCGTCGCCAGTACTCAGGTCCAGCCCATGCCACTCTCCGATCTGCCGGTCCAGATCAATGTCGAGGGTGATCTCGCGATCACCGGATCGCCATTCGAGCTGAACGCCGCCTTCGGCCGTCGGATAAATCCAGGGCATGGGGAGTTCATCGGGGTAGTACGTCTCGAATTGCCGTGTCAGCCAGCTGAGCCCCGAAGCAGATGGCGCCCGCCCGTGTGTGCCATCCAGCCATCCATGCGACAAGGAACGAAACCGGCTGAAGGCTTCCCAGTAACGACCGGGCGGTCGGCTGGAAGAGACCGTCATGACCAAATCCTCCGGACACAAAAAAACCCGCCGATTTGTGCGTACCCGAAAACGGGCATAGGCATGGCAGGTGTGTTGCATAACAACTCCTGATTATCACGGAAGCTCCGCAAGCTGGACTGGGCCATCTTCGAAACCAGCGTCATCGCGAGGAGCGAAGCGACGTGGCGATCCAGAGGGCGATGCCGCCCCCGCGCCGCCTGGATTGCCGCGCTTCGCTCGCAATGACGACCGACGCGGAGAGGTATCGCGCTGGCTGAGGAGGTGTCGTGATAATCAGGTAACAACTGACACGCGCTACACCGAGTCGTCAACTGCTCAGCGCGCCAGCTAATCGCTGACTGGTTCCGGATTGCCGCCCTCACCCCGACAGCTCCTCGATCATCTGCTTGATGCGGGTGGTGACGGCCTTCAGGTCGGCGTCGATCTCTTCCAGCGGGCGTGGGGGCTGGAACACGTAGAAGTGGCGGTTGAACGGGATCTCGAAGCCGACGATGCCGATCTCGCCGTCCTGTTCGTCGCGTTTGTCCTGGTCGATCCAGGCGTCGGGGACGTGCGGCTTCACCTCGCGCTCGAAGTACGCGAACACGTCCTCGCCCAGCGGGACGTTCTCAGTGTCGCGCAGGTCGCTGTCCGGCTCCGGGTTGCCTTTCCGGTCGGTACAGATGTCGGCTTCGGGGTCGCGCTCGCTCAGGCCGGTCCACAGCGCCTTCAGCGCGGGAGCGGGCAGTTTCACGTCCAGCGCCCGCAACTGGGCGGTCAATTCGCTCAGGAAGGTCTCGCGGTTGAGGTACACACGCGCGGGGTCCAGCCGTTCGCAGGCGGCCTGCACGCCCAGGCGCGTGGTCGCGCCGAGCTTCTGGATCGGCTTCGTGGCCAGCATGCGTTCGACGCGCTCGGGGCTGGCCTGGAAGTTCAGGCGCAGCGGGCGTTCGACGGTGATGCGGCGGTAGCCGAAGGCATCGACGGGGAAGATCTTGCTGTTGTCGCTCTCCCCGAACGCGCCGTAGCTGCGCACGATCGCGTCGATACTGGCGTCGTCGATGTACTGGCGCTTGGAGCCGAGCGACTTGCGCATCTTCGCGTAGCGTTTGGTGGCGTCGATGAGCTGTACGCGGCCGCGGCGCTCGGCCGGCTTGCGGTT is a window from the Thioalkalivibrio paradoxus ARh 1 genome containing:
- a CDS encoding helix-turn-helix domain-containing protein → MTEFAQARVPDWVSPPGETIADLLEEQGWAQREFAQRMDYSPKHVNQLIKGKVPLTEETALRLERVLGGNARFWLEREAQYREALTRQQELKALATQASLLQELPVGEMVRLGWIRRFSNKGQQVAECLAFFGVASVDAWRERYATGAAAFRSSPTFERKGPAVGAWFRQAERLAARIECEPFDRKRFEAALEHARALTSESSPEAFVPPLVEQCGRAGVAVVFVEAPRGCPVSGAARWLSPDKALIALSLRHKSNDHLWFSFFHEAAHLLLHGKRVAFLDMEGELDGKEEREADTFAENHLIPPASWRELTGSSLSPAAVVQFARKIGIAPGIVVGRMQKEGLLQWHQMNDLKVRYAWEREAG
- a CDS encoding type II toxin-antitoxin system RelE/ParE family toxin, producing MELEYKDARLEALCLQERKARKELGHDCARKLRARLADLFAVSNPTELVAGHPHPLKGDREGWFSVSLNKKVRLCFEPAEQPWPRMPDGGIAWAAVDRVVVVWIGDYHD
- the brnA gene encoding type II toxin-antitoxin system BrnA family antitoxin, coding for MKAEDFDKKLDDGQEDIVGELDLASARRVNQEQKRINVDLPAWVVESLDREAARIGVTRQSIIKLWLVERLQAEAANRPLDGNTR
- a CDS encoding GIY-YIG nuclease family protein, with amino-acid sequence MTQGRSIRLFLVDGTPHGLLTAEIMNWTGHVLTGPRGKLSELVQRPECGRTGVYFLVGPDAENSARPQVYIGESDDVGKRLKQHNRTEEQGGKDFWEKVCLITSKDQNLTKAHVKYLESLLIQQAHRVGRCILLNGTRHEYIGLPEADQADMAFFLEQIRTVLPVLGFEFLRDSSRPPSKDLVAGPGSESRPDEASPRFRMALARNGITAYGQEIDGEFFVLEGSQAREAWVGPTPHGYQRLFEQLVEEGVLVPDGNGPMRFSRDYAFSSPSAAAAMVVGRTSNGRKEWHREDTGQTYGEWQEQLVSEAADATPEGH
- a CDS encoding restriction endonuclease subunit S produces the protein MTFPRYPRYKDSGVEWLGEVPAHWDVLPLKWTVDLVTEPAQSKLRPVGLEHIEGWSGRLLDGASEFAGSGIAFKSGDILFGKLRPYLAKVHLAQSAGAAVGDFFVLRPRNLVSEFLQPYILNPTVISQLDSSTIGAKMPRVSWEDMGALLVARPPESEQRAIAAFLDHETGKIDALIEEQRRLIELLKEKSQAVISHAVTKGLDPNVPIKDSGVVWLGEVPAHWDVKRIKYLLSGIKAGPFGSSLTKDMYQTSGYRVYGQEQVIPGDFSRGDYFIAPEQYVDLINYAVAPGDILVSCVGTFGRIAIVPEGVAPGIINPRLIRMRVGKSVAPEYLSTVMKSQVVYGQFETLSRGGTMDVINVGTLGEIYVPVPPHAEQRGVVEWVSAQLDELGALKGEAEHAVGLLKERRSALISAAVTGKIDVRGWSAGLESEVPEWAMAAEEPAGYSAQGGAA